A genomic region of bacterium contains the following coding sequences:
- a CDS encoding glycosyltransferase family 4 protein, protein MAKLCELKVVAPVPWFPPLKLFKKWYKFSQIPFREEIDGLEVYHPRFIVLPKIGRSLYGFLYFLAVVPLLKRIAKEYPFDHLDVHWAYPDGFAGILLAKLLKKTVSITVRGVDIISFTRYSLLRRLIVYALKRADLTIAVCDDLKRRVLDLGVGREKVVTVSNGVDVDRFYMIEKISTREALKLPLEKTIILSVGHLIERKGFHYLIEAVSKIVTAGRKDILLLVIGEGEYRPILERQIENLGLSDFVRLMGAKSHTELYKWYSAADLFCLVSNSEGWANVILEALATGTPVVATAVGGLPEIIPSEEYGILVEDQDVGKLARAIERALDKEWETGKLIAYAQENSWNKCAGKVLERIEAIASS, encoded by the coding sequence ATGGCTAAGCTTTGCGAGTTGAAAGTAGTGGCGCCTGTGCCCTGGTTCCCGCCCCTAAAATTGTTTAAGAAATGGTATAAGTTCTCTCAGATTCCTTTTCGTGAAGAGATAGATGGTTTAGAGGTTTACCACCCCCGATTTATTGTGCTCCCCAAGATAGGCCGGTCATTATATGGATTTTTATATTTTTTAGCGGTGGTGCCTCTTCTGAAGAGGATAGCCAAGGAGTATCCGTTTGATCATTTAGATGTGCACTGGGCATATCCGGACGGCTTTGCCGGGATATTATTGGCTAAATTATTGAAAAAGACGGTAAGCATTACTGTTCGGGGAGTAGATATAATTTCTTTCACCAGATACTCTTTATTGAGGCGGTTAATTGTATATGCTCTAAAAAGAGCCGATCTGACCATCGCCGTATGCGATGATTTAAAAAGAAGGGTTTTAGATTTAGGTGTTGGGCGGGAAAAAGTAGTGACCGTCTCTAATGGTGTAGATGTAGACAGGTTTTATATGATAGAAAAAATATCTACCAGAGAGGCACTAAAGTTGCCGTTGGAGAAGACAATTATCCTTTCTGTGGGGCATCTTATTGAACGGAAGGGCTTTCATTACTTGATAGAAGCGGTCTCAAAGATAGTGACCGCCGGCCGGAAAGATATTTTGTTGCTGGTAATAGGCGAGGGGGAATACCGGCCTATATTAGAAAGACAGATTGAGAATTTGGGGCTTTCTGATTTTGTAAGGTTGATGGGGGCTAAATCCCATACCGAGCTTTATAAATGGTACAGCGCGGCTGATCTGTTTTGTCTGGTAAGCAACAGTGAAGGGTGGGCTAATGTGATTCTGGAGGCGCTGGCCACGGGCACGCCTGTAGTAGCTACCGCCGTAGGTGGTCTGCCGGAGATAATTCCTTCAGAAGAGTATGGTATTTTGGTTGAAGATCAAGATGTGGGTAAATTAGCCAGGGCCATAGAGCGGGCTTTGGACAAAGAATGGGAGACCGGTAAATTGATAGCTTATGCCCAAGAAAATAGTTGGAATAAATGTGCCGGCAAAGTTTTGGAAAGAATTGAGGCCATTGCTTCTTCGTAG